CGGCGGCATGCGCGAACACGCGCAGACCGCCAACCGCCATCGGCGACAGCTGTCGGGCTCTTCGGGACGGAAGCTCCCTCGACCGTTCGTCGGCTCTGAATCACGACGTCCTCGTCGGCCCGTACCTGCAGGAACAGCGCCTCAGAGGTTTGTGATATATAACGGCGCTCGCCGGAGGGTGTCAAGGTCTCGACCGACCCGTCCGACCCTCATTACAGTCGCGCCATGGATCCCTCAGGCAGCACACCACCGCGGACGCCCGGAGAGCTCAAGCAGGAGATTCTGCGCGTTTACAACGCCGTGAACCAGGCGATCGCGGGCGTCGGTGTGAGTCGGCAGCGGGTCGACCTCATGGATGACCGCATCCTCATCCTCGCCCAGCACCAGCGCGTCAAGGCGCTCGCGACGCTGGATCCCGCCCGCCGCGACATCACCCGCGAGGTGGACGTGGCTCTGCTGGACGAGGGCAAGCGGCGGCTGGCCCAGGAGCTCAAGGACAGGATCGGGCTTCCGGTACGCGTCGTCCTCAAGGACTACGACCCGAACACGGAGATCGCCGCGACGGTCGTGGTTCTCGACGCCCCGTTGTCCCTCACCGAGTCCCGGCGCCACCAGTGATTGCCGGCACCGGGTCGATCCGACATCGTCGCTGACGTGCCGTTGGTCGACGCACATCAGCGACGAGGCCGTTCGCGAGGGCTACCCGCTGAGCCCCAGTTCCGCGACGTGCTTCGCGAACGCTTCCAACGCCGCCGCGCCGACCGCCTTGTCCTGCTCGCCGTTGCCGCCGCTGACCCCGACGGCGCCGACGATCTGGCCCTCGTACTCGATGGGGAACCCGCCGACGAAGATGGCGAACTTCCCGGGGTACATGTGGCTGATCCCGAACGCCTCGTTGCCCGGCAGCGCGGGGCCGTTCGGCGGCTCGTTGAACTTGTGGGTCGCCCGCTCGTGCCCGGCCGCGGTGAACGCCTTCGCCATCGCGATCTCGACTCCGGTGAGGCGGGCACCGGGCAGCCGATGCAGCGCGAGCACATGGCCGCCGTCGTCGCAGACGCAGATCGTCTGCCGGACTCCGATCTCCTCCGCCTTCGCTCGCGCTGCGGCGAGCATGGGAAGCGCGTCGTCGAGCGTGATTCGGTAGATCCTGTGCACCTTGCCTCCTCTGCCCACTACCGGGCCGTCCGTGCGACCAGCCTGCCGGTACGCGGAGGGCGCGAACAATGGCTAGACTGCCGCGATGCGGCGGGGGAAGCTTGTGCAACCTGTCCAAGGAGTTGTCATGACCGACCCATCGGCAGAGGCACTTCACGGCCCGCCTGGCGACGTGGACCCGCAGCACCTGACGGTGGGCCGGCTGCTGCAGGAACGGTTGCTCCGCCCGGCCCGTACGACGGCGTCCGCCCAGCTGCTCGACGCCGCCGTCACCTGGTGCCTGCCGTGGGACGAGGTCCAGACCAGCGTCGACCCCCTGCCCGGAGTTGTCGTCCATGCCCGGGCCGAGCAGGTCCGACCGGCACTGCTTGCCGGTCTCGGCCGGCGCAGCGCCGCGGCGATCGTCGTCGCCGGCGGCGCCGGCGATCTTCCCGACCCGGCCTGCGGGCTGCCGGTGATCCACGTCGGTGCGCACGTCGGGTTCCGTCAGCTCAGTCAGCTGGTGGCGGAACTCGTCCTGGCCCGGGACACCCACGTCCTCCGCTACGGCCTGAGGGTGCACCGCTCGCTGGTGGAGTTGCTGTACCGCGGGGCCGGGTTGGCCGCGCTCGGGCACCAGATGGCCCGGCTGTCCGGGTGCACGGCGGCCATCCTCGACCCGCAGTACCGCGTCCTGGCGTTCGAACCCAGCCGCGACCGCGTGTTCGAGGCGGCGGCGGTCGCGGACGCGCTGCGCGAGGACGCGTCCGGCGTGACGGCGGACAGCGCGTCACCGGGTCGTGACGCCGCGGCGGGACCAAGGCCGGCCGCTACCGAGCAGCCGCCCGCCGGGCCCCAGGTTCGGACGCTGCTGATCGACGGGATCAGCGCGACGTGCGTGCTCAATCCGATCCTGCTCAGCGGTCGCCACGACGGCTGGGTGGTCATCGTGGAGTCGGCCGACCCGCCCAGCCCGCACGAGGTCGCGCAGCACCGCGTGGTCGTCGAGCAGGCCGCCACCATCGTAGGCACCGAGATGCTGCGCCTGCGCAGCGTGGAGCAGGCTGAGGAGCGGGCGCGGGGCGACTTCGTCCACGCGCTGCTGCACGGCCGTTTCTCGAACCAGCACGAGTTGGAAGCCCGGGCGGCACACTACGACTTCCCGGTCGGGGCGACCTACGGCGTGGTCGTCGCGAACGGACTCGGCTCGGTCGGCAGCCCCGACTCCCCGACCGCCCTGTTCCAACTGGCCCGGCACGCGGCCCGCCTCGACGCCCGGCCGAACGGGCACACGCTGGCGACGGTCGTCGGCGACGTGCTCGCGGTGGTCCGGCAGGTCAACCCGACGGGCCGCCGGGACTCGCCGGACGCGCAGGACCGGGCGCTGGCGGACTTCGCCCGCACCCTGCAGGCGGAGTTGGAACGGAGAACCCAGCGCCCGGTGGCCGTGGCACACGGGCGCTGCGTCGGCGGCGCCGGCCGCATCTTCGACAGCTACCGGGAGGCGCGCATCGCGCTCGGGATCCGGAACCGTCTTGGCATGGACCAGGTCTGCGGCTTCCAGGACCTGAGGGTGTTCGCCGCCCTGGTGGAGCTCGCGGAGAGCCCGCAGGGGCGTGCCTTCGCCCGGGACATGCTGGCCCCGCTCCGCGACTCCCGCGCCGGCGGGAGCGGCTTGGAGCAGGCGGTCATCGCCTACGTCGCATCCGGCGGCAACCTCAACGCCGCCGCGCGGGAACTGCACATCCACCGCAACACGATGCTCTACAAGCTCGACCGCGCGTCACGGCTGCTGCAACTGGATCTGCGGGAGGCCGAGCACCAGTTCGCGGTGTGGCTGGCGCACAAGCTCAACCTGCTCGCCGAGACGGTGACGGCCGTCGACCGCGATCTCAGCCCGACGTAGTGGCCGGCGACGTCCGGTCGGTGTCGAGCGGGGACGGGTCAGGGCCGGCGAAGCTGACCACCAGCCCGACGGCGGCGATCACCGTGCATCCGGCGAAGAGCAGCAGCAGATTGCCGTGCGGGTAGACGACCGCCACCCAGGCCGCGCCCAGCGCCGACCCGCCGAAGCGCATCATGTTGAACAGTCCGAGGGCCGCGCCCGATCTGCCTGCGGGTGACCGGGTCGCCCCGGCGGCGGAGGGTGTCTGGACGAGGGCCACCCCCACACCCACCGCGAGAAGCAGCGCGACGAGCAGCGCGGTGCTCCGGCCGGCGTTGCCCGCGTACAGCCCCAGCAGCAGTTCCGCCGTGCCGAGCAGGACCAGACCGGTGCGCAGGATCCAGCGCGGCCGGCCGCGTTCGCTGAGCAGGCCGACGACGGGGGCCAACACGGCCATGGCGGCGGGCAGGGCGAGTACCAGCAGACCGGTGACGGCGGTGGCCCACCCGAGGGTCCCGGTGACATACAGCGGAACCGCGACGAGCGTGGCGGCGAGGCAGAACATCTGGGCGGCCGCGGCGACCGTGCTACGCAGGAATCGTGACTCGACGATGAGACGCGGCCGGATGATGGGCGCCGCCGCGTTGGCGGAGGAGATGACGAAGATCGCCAGCAGGCCGACGCCCGCCACCGCGAGCGTGACGGTGAGCCAGGTCGGCACCACGTGCTGCGGGACGGCGGTGGCGGCCGTCATCACCAACGCGGCACCGAGCGTCAACGACACCGCGCCGGGCCAGTGCAGCGCGGTGGCGTGCCCGCGGTCGTCCGGCACCACCAGGACGGTGGCGACGAGCAGGATCACCGCCACCGGCGCGAGGCACCAGAAGATCGCCCGCCAGCCGGCGAGGTCAGCCAGCAGACCGCCCAGCGGCGGGCCGATGGCCTGTCCGATCCCGTTGGCGGCCGCCCAGGCGCTCATCGTGCGGGTCCGCTGGCTCGGCCCGTAGATGCTGCCGAGCATGCCCATGACCGCCGGCGGGTAGGCCGCACATGCCATGCCCTGCAGGGCGCGCATCGCGACGAGGACAGGCAGCGACGGGGCCAGCGCCGCCCCCACCATGGCGACCGCCATGAGGGCCAGGGACGCGATGACGGTACGGCGTCGTCCGAACCGGTCGCCCACCCAGCCGCTCAACGCCATGCCCGTGGCGAGGACCAGGACGAAGCTGCTCACCACGAGCACGCCGGAGGACAGCGAGACGCCGAGATCGGCGGTGATGTCGCGCAACGGCACATTCAGCACATTGTTGATGACGGTGCCGAGCAGCGTGGCACCGAGCAGGGTCAGCAGTACGGCGGGTCCCGCCCGCTTTCGCTGCGGCGGAGCCTCGAGGGCCGGCGTAGCCAACGACGGGGCGCCTCCAACCCGCAGCCGGGTGTCCCGCACGTCCCGTCCTTCCCGTCGTCTGCGCAGATCACATACCGTTCGAGACTGCGCCGTGACCGTCGGATGACGCTACGGCACCCTGCACAATCTTTGACCGCCGGCCTGTGCACATGGCTGATAGACGCTGACCTTGCACACGCGGAGTCTGACGTGCAATCAACTCCCTGCAAGAGGCAGTGAGGTAGCAGATGCAGCTAACGGCGGCCCACTGGGTCTATCTAGCCGGCGTTGTCGTCATCATCGCGACGATGATCGCCAGAAAGAACATCGTAGTCCCGGCCGTGGTCGCGACCCTCGCGACCGCGCTCGTCTTCTCGCACAGCGTCATCCGCGGGCTCTCCGCGGTGTTCAACGCCAGCCTCGTGGCGGCAACGAACCTGTTCAACATCTTCCTGATCATCGCGCTCGTGACCGCGATGCTGCACTCGTTGCAGGCGATCGGCGCCGATCGGAAGATGGTCGTCCCGTTCCGAGGCGTGATGCGCAACGGCCACCTCGCCTTCTGGACGCTGGTGGTCGTCACGTACTTCATCTCGCTGTTCTTCTGGCCGACCCCGGCGGTGCCGCTGATCGGCGCGGTGCTCATCCCGGTGGCGATCCGCGCGGGTCTGCGGCCGATGGCCGTCGGCCTGGTCGTGGCGATCGCGGGCCAGGGCATGGCCCTCTCCTCCGACTACGTCATCCGGGTCGCCCCCGGGCTGTCGGCGAAGGCGGCGGGAGCGGACGCGAACGTGGTCGCCGACCGCGCCATGGTGCTGTCACTCGTCGTCGGTGGGGTCGCTCTCGCGGTCGCCTACCTGATGGAGTTCCGCACGATGCGCCAACCAGACCCGGCCCTGCTCGTCGAGTGGGAGTCGACGGCAGACGGCAGCGGTGAACGCGCGAGGGACCTGGCGGTCACCGAGCGGGAGCGCGAGCTGGTCGGCGCGGGCGAACGGCCGGCCGGTGGCGGGGACGTCCCGTCCCTGCGGGGCGGACCGCCGACGACCGGGCACGGCGTCGCGCTACGGGAGGAGTACGACGAGGAGCTGCGGGACGGCCCCGAAGAGTCAGCCGGCAGCTACCGCGGCAACCCCCTCGTACCGACCTTCTTCGCCATCTTCGTGCCGGTGGCCTACCTGGCGCTGATCGTGTACATGGTGGTCGCGAAGTTCTCCGACAGCGTGCCCGACCTGCGCGGCGGCGACGCCGCCGCCCTGGTCGGCGGCATCGCGGCCCTCATCGTCTTCCTGGCGGCGCTCGCCGGTGACGGCAAGAGCTTCCTGGAGAGCTCCGCCGAGCACGTGGTCAACGGACTGGTGTTCGCGTTCAAGGCCATGGGGGTCGTCCTGCCGATCGCCGGCTTCTTCTTCATCGGCAACGGCGACTTCTCCGGCCAGATCCTCGGCACCGCCGATCCGGCGAAGGGGCCGGCGTTCCTGTACGACCTGGTCACGGCGGCGCAGAGCCACATCCCCCACAGCGGCTTCATCGCGGCCTTCGGCATCCTGCTAATCGGCATGATCGCGGGCCTGGAGGGGTCGGGCTTCTCCGGACTGCCGCTGACCGGGTCGCTGGCGGGCAGTCTCGGCCCGGCCGCCGGGATCAGCGCCGGGACGCTCGCCGCCGTCGGCCAGATGGGCAACATCTGGTCCGGCGGCGGCACCCTGGTCGCCTGGTCCTCACTCATCGCCGTCGCCGGTTTCGCCCGGGTGCCGGTGATCGCCCTGGCGCGCAGGTGTTTCATTCCGGTCGTCAGCGGGCTCGTCGTGGGGACCATCTTCGCGGTGGTCTTCTTCCCGTAGTGTCGGCAACACGAAGTGCGGAGGCGGCGGAGCAGCCATGCCCGCCGCCTCCGCCGTGCCGGCACCGCACAACCGGGCTCTGAACCGGGGACTTCCCTCCAGCCGCTCGCCGTCCGCCGAGGGCGCAGCCGGACGGCGGAGATCCGCCCGGGGCTCAGTCGGCGGTCACGGCGGCGGTGAGCTCCACCTCGACCGGCGCGCCGGACGGCAGGCTCGCCACCCCGACGGCTGAACGCGCGACGGCACCGCGGTCGCCCAGCCAGTCCCGCAGCACCTCGGATGCG
The window above is part of the Micromonospora inositola genome. Proteins encoded here:
- a CDS encoding PucR family transcriptional regulator, translating into MTDPSAEALHGPPGDVDPQHLTVGRLLQERLLRPARTTASAQLLDAAVTWCLPWDEVQTSVDPLPGVVVHARAEQVRPALLAGLGRRSAAAIVVAGGAGDLPDPACGLPVIHVGAHVGFRQLSQLVAELVLARDTHVLRYGLRVHRSLVELLYRGAGLAALGHQMARLSGCTAAILDPQYRVLAFEPSRDRVFEAAAVADALREDASGVTADSASPGRDAAAGPRPAATEQPPAGPQVRTLLIDGISATCVLNPILLSGRHDGWVVIVESADPPSPHEVAQHRVVVEQAATIVGTEMLRLRSVEQAEERARGDFVHALLHGRFSNQHELEARAAHYDFPVGATYGVVVANGLGSVGSPDSPTALFQLARHAARLDARPNGHTLATVVGDVLAVVRQVNPTGRRDSPDAQDRALADFARTLQAELERRTQRPVAVAHGRCVGGAGRIFDSYREARIALGIRNRLGMDQVCGFQDLRVFAALVELAESPQGRAFARDMLAPLRDSRAGGSGLEQAVIAYVASGGNLNAAARELHIHRNTMLYKLDRASRLLQLDLREAEHQFAVWLAHKLNLLAETVTAVDRDLSPT
- a CDS encoding Na-translocating system protein MpsC family protein translates to MDPSGSTPPRTPGELKQEILRVYNAVNQAIAGVGVSRQRVDLMDDRILILAQHQRVKALATLDPARRDITREVDVALLDEGKRRLAQELKDRIGLPVRVVLKDYDPNTEIAATVVVLDAPLSLTESRRHQ
- a CDS encoding MFS transporter; translation: MRDTRLRVGGAPSLATPALEAPPQRKRAGPAVLLTLLGATLLGTVINNVLNVPLRDITADLGVSLSSGVLVVSSFVLVLATGMALSGWVGDRFGRRRTVIASLALMAVAMVGAALAPSLPVLVAMRALQGMACAAYPPAVMGMLGSIYGPSQRTRTMSAWAAANGIGQAIGPPLGGLLADLAGWRAIFWCLAPVAVILLVATVLVVPDDRGHATALHWPGAVSLTLGAALVMTAATAVPQHVVPTWLTVTLAVAGVGLLAIFVISSANAAAPIIRPRLIVESRFLRSTVAAAAQMFCLAATLVAVPLYVTGTLGWATAVTGLLVLALPAAMAVLAPVVGLLSERGRPRWILRTGLVLLGTAELLLGLYAGNAGRSTALLVALLLAVGVGVALVQTPSAAGATRSPAGRSGAALGLFNMMRFGGSALGAAWVAVVYPHGNLLLLFAGCTVIAAVGLVVSFAGPDPSPLDTDRTSPATTSG
- a CDS encoding GlcG/HbpS family heme-binding protein, which encodes MHRIYRITLDDALPMLAAARAKAEEIGVRQTICVCDDGGHVLALHRLPGARLTGVEIAMAKAFTAAGHERATHKFNEPPNGPALPGNEAFGISHMYPGKFAIFVGGFPIEYEGQIVGAVGVSGGNGEQDKAVGAAALEAFAKHVAELGLSG